The nucleotide sequence GCCCAGGAAGTCCAGAGAAGTCAAGCTACCGATACCGCCAATCAAGGTGAAGGGGAACAACGTGACCACCGGGGTCATGGCGTTGGGCAGAATTTCCTTGAAGAAAATATGACGGTGCCCCAGGCCCAGAACCTTTGCAGACTGCACATAGGTCATGCTGCGGAGCTTCAGAAATTCACCGCGCATGTAGTAGCTGAGGGAAATCCAGTTGAAGGCGGCCATAATCAAAATCAAAAGCCAGAAGCTACGGCCATAAATACTGCCAATCAAGATCACCACGTAGAGCATAGGCAGCGAAGACCAGATTTCGATAAAGCGCTGCATGCCCATATCCCAGAACTTGCCCAGGTAACCCTGGATACCGCCAATGACAATGCCTAGGAAAGTTCCAAGGACTGTAAGCAGCAAGCTGAAGGAAATGCAAATACGGAAACCGTGAATCAAGCGAGCCAACACATCGCGGCCGTTGGCATCGGTACCCAGCCAGTGCTCGCTGCTGGGAGCAAAAGGAGGAGCGCCGTCACCGCTCAGGTCCGCCTTCAGCGGGTCGTGAGCCACAGGAGGCATGATGGCCCAAGTCTCGGGGCAACCGCCTGCACGGGGGAAACCGTCAGCCGCGTCTTCTTCGCATTCACGGACGTCGGCAAAAAGCTTGGCATAATCCTGCTCCGTATCGTAACTGCCCCCGAAGTCCTTTTCACTATAGCGGGCAAATGCGGGGAAATAAGTCTTGCCCTGGTAACGCAGGACCAGAGGTTCGTCATTCACCGTCCAGGGGCTGGTCAGGGAAAGCAGGTAGACCACCACAAGAACGATCAAGGAATAAAACGCACGTTTATTCTTGCGGAAGCGCTTCAGGCGGTTCTTGGTTTCTGTGGTCAGGCGAAGTTTCATCTATGGGCAATATAAAAATAAATGTTAATCACGCATGATGATATGGAGATTAAAAAATCAGCAAATGGCGTCATTTTTCATAAATGATGTCACCAAATAATAAAAAAGAGGCCATACGTGACAATATTTTTAATTTATCTGAAGTAATTAATCTTTAAACTGGCAGAAATTCAGGTGAAGTATGTCACCATTTATAACAATTTTGCAAATTAGTGACATTTTAGAGTTAGATACAAACCATTTTTAGGGAAAAATCAGTTACTTTGTATAAAAATTTTGTCACCAAACTACAAAAAACTCAACTTCAGTGACAAAAAACTCAAAAATCGCTTTTACAAAAGAAAAAAAACAAAACTATATTAAGCCTCAAAACCATAAAGGATTTGCTTAGTGCGCAGACAAGATAACCAGCGAAATCGAGGAAACGACCCGGAGTTCAACCGCGGATTGGACGCTGAACACGCCGACGAGTTCAAAACAAACGAATCCGGAAGCAAAAAGCGCGAAGCTCGCGGGGAAAGAGGCCTCAAGGAAAACAAGGTGCAGAAAGAACGCTGCATTCTTGTGGGCATCGCCACCCCGAAAATCCGCTCCTGGCTTGCCACCGAGCAGTTGGCGGAACTTGGCCGCCTGGCAGAAACCGCTGGCGCCGAAGTGGTGCAAAGTTTCTTGCAACGCGTGCAGCAGTTTAACGCCGCCACCCTCATCGGCGAAGGCAAGGTTCACGAAATCAAGATGGCTCTTGAGGAACTTGACGCCAAGATGGTGGTTTTCGATGACGACCTCAGCGGCTCCCAGGTGCGCAATTTGGAGCAGCGTCTGCCGGGCATCAAGGTGCTGGACCGCACCGGTTTGATTCTGGATATTTTCGCAAAGCATGCTGTCACTGCCGAAAGCCGCCTCATGGTGGAAGTGGCCCAGCTGCAGTACATGATGCCCCGCCTCACAGGTGCATGGACTCACCTTTGCCGTCAGCATAACGGCGGTATCGGCACTAAGGGTCCTGGCGAAACCCAGTTGGAAACGGACCGTCGAATGATTCGTAAGCGAATCCAGGAACTGAAGAAGAAACTTGAAAAGATCGAGGACGCCCGCGAGCAGCAGGCAGAAAACCGCAACGACATTTTCCACATGGGTATCGTGGGCTACACCAACGCCGGCAAGTCCACTTTGACAAACCGCCTTACCGGCGCCGACGTTTATGTAGAAGACAAGCTCTTCGCCACCTTGGACAGCACCACCCGTAAACTGTTCCTGGACGGCGAGAACATTATTTTGTCTGACACTGTGGGATTTATCCGCAAGCTCCCCCACAACCTGATTGAAACCTTCAAGAGCACCCTGGGTGTGGCCGCC is from Fibrobacter sp. and encodes:
- the hflX gene encoding GTPase HflX translates to MRRQDNQRNRGNDPEFNRGLDAEHADEFKTNESGSKKREARGERGLKENKVQKERCILVGIATPKIRSWLATEQLAELGRLAETAGAEVVQSFLQRVQQFNAATLIGEGKVHEIKMALEELDAKMVVFDDDLSGSQVRNLEQRLPGIKVLDRTGLILDIFAKHAVTAESRLMVEVAQLQYMMPRLTGAWTHLCRQHNGGIGTKGPGETQLETDRRMIRKRIQELKKKLEKIEDAREQQAENRNDIFHMGIVGYTNAGKSTLTNRLTGADVYVEDKLFATLDSTTRKLFLDGENIILSDTVGFIRKLPHNLIETFKSTLGVAAHADCILEVVDGSAPDYREHLEVTHKTLQGIISSETPRIRVFNKVETCDEARRNELRENYPEAIQVSAKENIGMELLRTAFKEQLAAWHKKREAAAAQIKEEVESPWPAHPADLDKGRITSP
- a CDS encoding ABC transporter permease subunit, which gives rise to MKLRLTTETKNRLKRFRKNKRAFYSLIVLVVVYLLSLTSPWTVNDEPLVLRYQGKTYFPAFARYSEKDFGGSYDTEQDYAKLFADVRECEEDAADGFPRAGGCPETWAIMPPVAHDPLKADLSGDGAPPFAPSSEHWLGTDANGRDVLARLIHGFRICISFSLLLTVLGTFLGIVIGGIQGYLGKFWDMGMQRFIEIWSSLPMLYVVILIGSIYGRSFWLLILIMAAFNWISLSYYMRGEFLKLRSMTYVQSAKVLGLGHRHIFFKEILPNAMTPVVTLFPFTLIGGIGSLTSLDFLGFGLQPPTPSWGELMSQGLNNLYAPWISISTVLALFVTLLLTTFVGEGVRDAMDPKSGDRYI